From Pseudarthrobacter equi, a single genomic window includes:
- the acs gene encoding acetate--CoA ligase: protein MSQDTPSSTATVPAAPAGQGAQQGDAFENLLHETRTFPPTPEFAANAVVKAGDYAEADADRPAFWAKQARELLTWSKDFSEALDWSNPPFAKWFVGGEVNAAYNALDRHVENGLGDRVAIHFEGEPGDSRSYTYAELTEEVKKAANAFESLGVSKGDRVAVYLPMIPEAVITLLACARIGAVHSVVFGGFSADALRSRIDDAEAKLVVTADGTYRRGKPSALKPAVDEALSQDGHTVQNVVVVKRNGQDVDWHEGRDHWWDETVGEASTEHTAVGHDSEHPLFILYTSGTTGKPKGILHTTGGYLTQTAYTHKAVFDLHPETDVYWCTADVGWVTGHSYVTYAPLINGATQVMYEGTPDSPHQGRWWEIVEKYKVSILYTAPTAIRTFMKWGRDIPDKYDLSSIRVLGSVGEPINPEAWMWYRTVIGGDKAPIVDTWWQTETGAQMIAPLPGVTAAKPGSAQVPLPGIAVDVVDEMGQSVPDGHGGFLVIREPWPAMLRGIWGDPERFKDTYWSRFETMYFAGDGAKKDEDGDIWLLGRVDDVMNVSGHRLSTTEIESALVSHPAVAEAAVVGASDETTGQAVVAFVILRGDAANNGDETVQELRNHVGKEIGPIAKPKNILVVPELPKTRSGKIMRRLLKDVAEGRDPGDATTLADPTIMQQIAQSLRK from the coding sequence ATGTCCCAGGACACTCCAAGCTCCACGGCCACCGTCCCCGCTGCCCCGGCAGGACAGGGTGCACAGCAGGGCGACGCGTTTGAAAACCTGCTGCATGAGACCAGGACCTTCCCGCCCACGCCGGAGTTCGCGGCCAACGCAGTGGTCAAGGCCGGCGATTACGCAGAAGCCGACGCCGACCGGCCGGCTTTCTGGGCCAAGCAGGCCCGCGAGCTGCTCACCTGGAGCAAAGACTTCAGTGAAGCCCTTGACTGGTCCAACCCGCCGTTCGCCAAGTGGTTCGTGGGCGGCGAAGTCAACGCCGCGTACAACGCGCTGGACCGGCACGTGGAAAACGGCCTGGGCGACCGCGTCGCCATCCATTTCGAAGGCGAACCGGGCGACAGCCGCAGCTACACCTACGCCGAGCTGACCGAGGAAGTGAAGAAGGCAGCGAACGCGTTCGAGTCCCTCGGCGTGTCCAAGGGCGACCGTGTGGCCGTGTACCTTCCCATGATCCCCGAGGCGGTCATCACGCTGCTCGCCTGCGCACGGATCGGCGCGGTCCACTCCGTGGTATTCGGCGGCTTCTCCGCCGACGCCCTGCGCTCACGCATCGACGATGCTGAGGCCAAGCTGGTGGTCACCGCTGACGGGACGTACCGCCGCGGCAAGCCAAGTGCGCTGAAGCCGGCAGTGGACGAAGCCCTGTCCCAGGATGGGCACACGGTCCAGAACGTCGTGGTGGTCAAGCGCAACGGCCAGGACGTGGACTGGCACGAGGGCCGCGACCACTGGTGGGACGAAACCGTCGGTGAAGCGTCCACCGAGCACACCGCCGTCGGGCATGACTCCGAGCACCCGCTGTTCATCCTGTACACCTCCGGCACCACCGGAAAGCCCAAGGGCATCCTGCACACCACCGGCGGGTACCTCACCCAGACCGCGTACACGCACAAGGCGGTATTCGACCTGCACCCGGAGACGGACGTGTACTGGTGCACGGCCGACGTCGGCTGGGTCACCGGGCACTCCTACGTCACCTACGCACCGCTCATCAACGGCGCCACCCAGGTCATGTACGAGGGCACCCCGGACTCACCGCACCAGGGCCGCTGGTGGGAGATCGTGGAAAAGTACAAGGTCTCCATCCTGTACACCGCCCCCACCGCCATCCGCACCTTCATGAAGTGGGGCCGGGACATCCCGGACAAGTACGATCTGTCCTCCATCCGGGTCCTCGGCTCCGTGGGTGAACCCATCAACCCCGAGGCGTGGATGTGGTACCGGACGGTCATCGGCGGGGACAAGGCGCCCATCGTGGACACCTGGTGGCAGACCGAAACCGGCGCCCAGATGATCGCCCCGCTTCCCGGCGTCACCGCAGCGAAACCCGGCTCCGCCCAGGTGCCGCTGCCGGGCATCGCCGTGGACGTGGTGGACGAGATGGGTCAGTCCGTACCCGACGGGCACGGCGGGTTCCTGGTGATCCGTGAACCGTGGCCGGCCATGCTCCGCGGAATCTGGGGCGACCCCGAACGGTTCAAGGACACCTACTGGTCCCGGTTCGAAACCATGTATTTCGCCGGGGACGGCGCCAAGAAGGACGAGGACGGCGACATCTGGCTCCTCGGCCGGGTGGATGACGTCATGAACGTCTCCGGGCACCGGCTTTCCACCACGGAAATCGAGTCCGCCCTGGTCTCCCACCCCGCCGTGGCCGAGGCCGCCGTCGTGGGCGCCTCGGACGAGACCACCGGCCAAGCCGTCGTGGCCTTCGTCATCCTCCGCGGCGACGCCGCGAACAACGGCGACGAAACCGTCCAGGAACTCCGGAACCACGTGGGCAAGGAAATCGGCCCCATCGCCAAGCCCAAGAACATCCTGGTGGTCCCGGAACTGCCCAAGACCCGCTCCGGCAAGATCATGCGGCGCCTGCTCAAGGACGTCGCCGAAGGCCGCGACCCGGGCGACGCCACTACCCTGGCCGATCCCACGATCATGCAGCAGATCGCGCAGTCGCTCAGAAAGTAA
- a CDS encoding ABC transporter substrate-binding protein yields MASPFDASATAFPSRRSILKTAGVGAASLAGIPFLAACTGGSAPSATGTDSGGLTFGSGSSDDVPKRAYQAVTDAFTAKTGKKVTTNTVPHNDFQNKINSYLQGSPDDTFTWFAGYRMQYYAGKGLLAPIDDVWETIGANYSDALKKASTGPDGKLYFVPNYNYPWGFFYRKSLWAEKGYEVPETFDALKTLAAKMKGDGIIPIGFADKDGWPAMGTFDYINMRLNGYQFHVDLCAHKESWDQQKVSAVFDTWSALLPFQDPGALGQTWQDAAKSLESKKTGMYLLGSFVTQQFTDAAVLADIDFFAFPEIAMEGRDAVEAPIDGLLLSKKGGENKAARDFMAYLGTPEAQDAYAAVDASNIATAKGTDTSKFSPLNKKCAETIADAKYISQFFDRDALPAMANNVMIPALQSFIKDGKMDVKNLEAQAKTLYAAQ; encoded by the coding sequence ATGGCTTCACCGTTTGATGCGTCCGCAACTGCCTTCCCGAGCAGGCGGAGCATCCTCAAGACCGCCGGCGTTGGCGCTGCCAGCCTGGCCGGCATCCCGTTCCTCGCAGCCTGCACCGGCGGCAGCGCACCGTCCGCAACAGGTACCGATTCCGGCGGACTGACCTTCGGCTCCGGCTCCTCCGACGATGTGCCCAAGCGGGCCTACCAGGCGGTCACCGATGCCTTCACGGCCAAGACCGGTAAGAAGGTCACCACCAACACGGTCCCCCACAACGACTTCCAGAACAAGATCAACTCCTACCTCCAGGGCTCCCCGGATGACACCTTCACCTGGTTTGCCGGCTACCGGATGCAGTACTACGCCGGCAAGGGACTCCTGGCTCCCATCGACGACGTCTGGGAAACTATCGGCGCGAACTACTCCGATGCCCTGAAGAAGGCCTCCACCGGGCCCGACGGCAAGCTGTACTTCGTCCCCAACTACAACTACCCGTGGGGGTTCTTCTACCGGAAGAGCCTGTGGGCCGAGAAGGGGTACGAGGTCCCGGAAACCTTTGACGCCCTCAAGACCCTCGCCGCCAAGATGAAGGGGGACGGCATCATCCCCATCGGCTTCGCGGACAAGGACGGCTGGCCGGCCATGGGCACTTTCGACTACATCAACATGCGGCTGAACGGCTACCAGTTCCACGTGGACCTGTGCGCGCACAAGGAATCCTGGGACCAGCAGAAGGTCAGCGCCGTCTTTGACACCTGGTCGGCGCTGCTGCCGTTCCAGGATCCCGGGGCCCTAGGCCAGACCTGGCAGGATGCCGCCAAGTCACTTGAGTCCAAGAAGACCGGCATGTACCTGCTGGGCTCGTTCGTCACCCAGCAATTCACCGATGCGGCAGTGCTGGCCGACATCGACTTCTTCGCCTTCCCGGAGATCGCCATGGAGGGCCGGGACGCCGTCGAGGCCCCCATCGACGGCCTCCTGCTCTCCAAGAAGGGCGGCGAGAACAAGGCTGCGCGGGACTTCATGGCGTACCTGGGCACACCCGAAGCGCAGGACGCCTACGCCGCAGTGGATGCCTCCAACATCGCCACCGCCAAGGGGACCGACACCTCCAAGTTCAGCCCGCTGAACAAGAAGTGTGCCGAAACCATCGCCGATGCAAAGTACATCAGCCAGTTCTTCGACCGTGACGCGTTGCCGGCCATGGCCAACAACGTAATGATTCCCGCCCTCCAGAGCTTCATCAAGGACGGCAAGATGGACGTCAAAAACCTCGAGGCGCAGGCCAAGACCCTCTACGCCGCGCAGTAG
- a CDS encoding carbohydrate ABC transporter permease yields the protein MSSTAQELIPPEAQEPGGGRIGRTRGGRVRRLTGRDKVVLSLMVGIPTLIELALVWLPTLMSIGLSFTRWNGLDLADIRPAGTENYQYITQDYPPFWPAVQHNLMWLLFLALIATPLGLLLAVLLDQNIRGSKIYQSIFFAPVMLSLALIGIIWQLFYQRDNGLLNFLLGTAGTPQAVDWFGDSSVNIWAAMIAATWRHAGYVMLLYLAGLKGVDPSLREAASIDGANAAQTFFRVVFPAMRPINIVIVVITIIESLRAFDVVYVINRGTNGLEMLSALVIQNLVGEGQVIGVGSALAVVLLVISLVPIVFYLSRTFGKENRV from the coding sequence ATGAGCAGCACCGCGCAAGAACTGATCCCGCCGGAAGCGCAGGAACCCGGCGGCGGCCGGATCGGCCGGACCAGGGGCGGCCGGGTCCGCCGCCTGACGGGCCGGGACAAAGTGGTCCTGTCGCTGATGGTGGGCATCCCCACCCTGATTGAGCTGGCCCTGGTGTGGCTGCCGACGCTGATGTCCATCGGGCTCAGCTTTACCCGGTGGAACGGCCTGGACCTGGCCGACATCCGTCCCGCCGGCACCGAAAACTACCAGTACATCACCCAGGACTACCCGCCCTTCTGGCCGGCCGTCCAGCACAACCTCATGTGGCTCCTCTTCCTGGCCCTGATCGCTACGCCGCTCGGCCTGCTGCTGGCGGTGCTGCTGGACCAGAACATCCGCGGCAGCAAGATCTACCAGAGCATCTTCTTCGCACCCGTGATGCTCTCCCTGGCCCTCATCGGTATTATCTGGCAGCTGTTCTACCAGCGCGACAACGGCCTCCTGAACTTCCTCCTCGGCACTGCGGGGACGCCGCAGGCCGTCGACTGGTTCGGAGACTCGTCCGTGAACATCTGGGCCGCCATGATCGCGGCCACCTGGCGGCACGCCGGCTACGTCATGCTCCTCTATTTAGCCGGCCTGAAAGGCGTGGACCCCAGCCTGCGGGAGGCGGCATCCATTGACGGTGCCAATGCCGCGCAGACCTTCTTCCGGGTGGTGTTCCCGGCCATGCGCCCCATCAACATCGTCATTGTGGTGATCACCATCATCGAATCCCTGCGGGCCTTTGACGTGGTGTACGTGATCAACCGCGGCACCAACGGCCTGGAGATGCTCAGCGCCCTGGTGATCCAGAACCTCGTCGGCGAAGGCCAGGTGATCGGCGTCGGCTCCGCCCTGGCTGTGGTGCTGCTGGTTATCTCCCTCGTCCCCATCGTCTTCTACCTCAGCCGCACCTTTGGCAAGGAGAACAGAGTATGA
- a CDS encoding carbohydrate ABC transporter permease, which yields MSTTPAPTVRTGRTPAAAAPRTGSRPKRHYGTHIFLVVMAVMWLVPLGWSLYTALRPVASTNEHGYFSFAGDFNFDNFVQAWTQGGFATYFWNSVIITVPAVLLTLFLASLMAFAVSRVSWKFNVTLLIMFTAGNLLPPQVLAAPLFEMAKHFEVPYSFSDSGNMLNTYIIVIAVNTAFQMGFCTFVLSNYMKALSADLTEAALVDGAGIWRQYREIIMPLCRPAFAALGTLQVIFIYNDYFWPLIFIQSGNRLPITTAINNLQGEFLSNYNLLAAGAVITVIPTLVIYLLLQRQFVAGLTLGSSKG from the coding sequence ATGAGCACCACCCCAGCACCCACGGTCCGCACCGGCAGGACCCCGGCGGCTGCCGCTCCGCGCACCGGCAGCAGGCCCAAGCGCCACTACGGCACGCACATCTTCCTCGTGGTCATGGCGGTGATGTGGCTGGTTCCCCTCGGTTGGTCGCTGTACACGGCGCTCCGCCCGGTGGCCTCCACGAACGAACACGGGTACTTCAGCTTCGCCGGTGACTTCAACTTCGATAACTTCGTGCAGGCCTGGACGCAGGGCGGGTTCGCCACGTACTTCTGGAACTCCGTCATCATCACCGTCCCGGCCGTGCTGCTGACCCTGTTCCTGGCGTCCCTGATGGCCTTTGCAGTCAGCCGGGTGAGCTGGAAGTTCAATGTCACGCTGCTCATCATGTTCACCGCCGGCAACCTGCTGCCCCCGCAGGTCCTTGCCGCGCCGCTGTTCGAAATGGCCAAGCACTTCGAAGTGCCCTACTCGTTCAGCGACTCCGGGAACATGCTGAACACCTACATCATCGTCATTGCCGTCAACACCGCCTTCCAGATGGGTTTCTGCACGTTCGTGCTGTCCAACTACATGAAGGCCCTCTCGGCGGACCTGACGGAGGCGGCGCTGGTGGACGGCGCCGGGATCTGGCGGCAGTACCGGGAAATCATCATGCCGCTCTGCCGGCCGGCCTTCGCCGCACTCGGCACCCTCCAGGTCATCTTCATCTACAACGACTACTTCTGGCCCCTGATCTTCATCCAGAGCGGCAACCGGCTCCCTATCACCACAGCCATCAACAACCTGCAGGGCGAGTTCCTGAGCAACTACAACCTCCTGGCGGCGGGGGCGGTCATCACCGTCATCCCCACGCTGGTGATCTACCTGCTCCTGCAACGGCAGTTTGTTGCGGGCCTGACTCTTGGTTCCAGCAAGGGGTAG
- a CDS encoding DeoR/GlpR family DNA-binding transcription regulator, whose amino-acid sequence MLPAARHQAIVDVVQRERVVRVSDLAQQLGVSLMTVRRDIELLEEGGKLERIHGGAKLPGDASTHEPGFEQKSTQLTAEKRAIAVEAAALVQEGMAVGLSAGTTTWALAKELVNGPPITVVTNSVRIADLFHHAASTGPARYSSTVILIGGQRTPSDALVGPIATSALKQLHLDLLFLGVHGMDSVAGFTTPNLLEAETDRAFVAAARRTVVLADHTKWGVLGISSIASLDDVDEVISDPGLGSDAQRVLQDRVGRLRLAPALGQPA is encoded by the coding sequence ATGCTCCCCGCAGCACGCCACCAGGCAATAGTGGACGTCGTCCAGCGCGAACGGGTAGTCCGCGTCTCGGACCTCGCCCAGCAACTGGGCGTCTCACTGATGACGGTACGCCGGGACATCGAACTGCTGGAGGAGGGCGGCAAGCTGGAACGCATCCACGGCGGGGCCAAGCTTCCCGGCGATGCCAGCACCCACGAGCCCGGCTTCGAGCAGAAGTCCACCCAGCTGACAGCGGAGAAGCGGGCCATTGCGGTGGAGGCTGCGGCGCTGGTCCAGGAAGGGATGGCGGTGGGGCTGAGCGCCGGGACCACCACGTGGGCGCTTGCCAAGGAACTGGTCAACGGGCCGCCCATCACGGTGGTCACCAACTCGGTGCGCATCGCGGACCTGTTCCACCATGCCGCTTCCACGGGCCCGGCCCGCTACAGCTCCACGGTGATCCTGATCGGCGGCCAGCGCACGCCCTCGGACGCCCTGGTGGGGCCCATCGCCACGAGCGCCCTCAAGCAGCTGCACCTGGACCTGCTGTTCCTCGGTGTCCACGGCATGGACTCGGTGGCCGGTTTCACCACCCCCAACCTCCTGGAAGCCGAGACCGACCGGGCCTTCGTGGCCGCAGCCCGCAGGACCGTGGTGCTGGCGGACCACACCAAATGGGGTGTGCTGGGCATCAGTTCCATTGCGTCGCTGGACGACGTAGACGAGGTCATCAGCGATCCCGGGCTCGGTTCCGATGCACAGCGCGTCCTGCAGGACAGGGTTGGCAGGCTGCGGCTCGCGCCCGCCCTCGGCCAGCCTGCCTGA
- a CDS encoding LacI family DNA-binding transcriptional regulator, protein MYPMTTSAVPGPRGPVTRKDVARFAGVSTAVVSYVVNGGPKRVAPATEAKVQDAIRRLGYRPNAAARALKLGSSETIGLVIPDNSNPFFSLLAHAVEEAAADLGYALVLTNSDGNVAKERRNVRNLAARQVDGVIVSSVLMEPGAADFESAEVPVVLLNHSAEAPGFNSVGVDLVAGARAAVEHLIGHGHTRIALAMGTNTGNYYDGREEGWLQALAGAGLPEGPIVRTPFTREGGYAAGKRLLAAAERPTAIFATSDLQAVGILRALHEAGLSVPKDMALASFDGSAEAEYSWPPLTTVKQPAKAMAEAAVNALIGTGRGNTPEHLIFPADLQVRQSCGCP, encoded by the coding sequence ATGTATCCCATGACCACTTCGGCTGTGCCGGGGCCCCGGGGGCCTGTGACGCGTAAGGATGTTGCGCGGTTCGCCGGGGTGAGTACTGCCGTGGTGAGTTATGTGGTGAATGGTGGTCCGAAGCGGGTGGCGCCGGCTACGGAGGCGAAGGTCCAGGATGCCATCCGGCGGTTGGGGTACCGGCCCAATGCTGCGGCGCGGGCGTTGAAGCTGGGCTCGAGTGAGACCATCGGGCTGGTCATTCCGGATAACAGCAACCCGTTCTTTTCGTTGCTGGCCCACGCGGTGGAAGAGGCCGCAGCGGATTTGGGGTATGCGCTGGTGTTGACCAATTCGGACGGGAACGTGGCCAAGGAACGCCGGAACGTCCGCAACCTGGCGGCCCGGCAGGTGGACGGCGTGATCGTCTCGAGTGTGTTGATGGAGCCCGGGGCGGCGGACTTCGAGTCGGCGGAGGTCCCGGTGGTGTTGTTGAACCACAGTGCCGAGGCGCCGGGGTTCAACAGTGTGGGCGTGGATTTGGTGGCCGGTGCAAGGGCTGCCGTGGAGCACCTGATCGGTCACGGGCACACGAGGATCGCGTTGGCGATGGGAACGAACACGGGTAATTATTATGACGGCCGGGAGGAGGGCTGGTTGCAGGCCCTGGCCGGCGCGGGCCTGCCGGAGGGCCCCATTGTGCGGACCCCGTTCACGCGGGAGGGCGGTTACGCTGCGGGCAAGCGCCTGCTGGCCGCGGCGGAGCGGCCCACGGCTATTTTTGCGACGTCGGACCTGCAGGCCGTGGGGATCCTCCGGGCGCTGCACGAGGCGGGCCTGTCCGTACCGAAGGACATGGCGTTGGCGTCCTTCGACGGGTCGGCGGAAGCGGAGTACAGCTGGCCGCCCCTGACCACGGTCAAGCAGCCGGCAAAAGCCATGGCCGAAGCCGCGGTCAACGCCCTGATCGGCACCGGCCGCGGCAACACCCCCGAACACCTCATCTTCCCCGCCGACCTCCAGGTCCGCCAATCCTGCGGCTGCCCCTGA
- the aroQ gene encoding type II 3-dehydroquinate dehydratase, producing MTEASTPDTGRGTILVINGPNLNLLGTREPEKYGTSTLADVEQLARSAAAAHGFAVECVQSNHEGVLLDVIHAARETAAGIVINAGAFTHTSVALRDALAAVQLPAVEVHITNVHQREEFRHHSYLSPVCAAVIVGAGVTGYRLAIDYLAETL from the coding sequence ATGACTGAAGCCTCCACCCCGGACACCGGCCGCGGCACCATCCTGGTAATCAACGGCCCCAACCTGAACCTGCTCGGCACCCGGGAGCCCGAAAAGTACGGCACCTCGACGCTCGCCGATGTGGAGCAGCTGGCACGCTCAGCAGCGGCGGCGCACGGGTTCGCGGTGGAATGCGTCCAGTCCAACCACGAAGGCGTCCTGCTTGACGTCATCCACGCCGCGCGCGAAACAGCGGCAGGCATCGTCATCAACGCCGGCGCCTTCACCCACACCTCTGTGGCACTGCGTGACGCCCTCGCCGCGGTGCAGCTTCCCGCCGTCGAGGTCCACATCACCAACGTGCACCAGCGCGAGGAATTCAGGCACCACTCCTACCTGTCGCCCGTGTGCGCGGCCGTCATTGTGGGCGCGGGCGTTACCGGGTACCGGCTGGCCATCGACTACCTGGCCGAGACCCTCTAG
- a CDS encoding MarP family serine protease yields the protein MVGLTVLDLILILALLSYLVYGLRNGFLVTVGGLVGFAAGAVAAFFAVPLVSGFVADSGWRLTAIVAAAVVLVVLGHGLGTMVGRQVRGAVRIRPLRAVDRLVGGAVNVVVAALVMSMLAFSVSSLGVPMVSQQLAESKVIRFIDGLTPIPVKATMAQLRSTVIGNGIPTLIEGLGQGPAVPVPNASTDTPALNRAAASVLRIAGTAYECGQNQTGTGFVVSEDRVVTNAHVVAGVSQPVVEMPDGDAIPGRVVYFDSRHDLAVLAVDGLPAQPLSLSADLPGGSPAAFSGYPHGGPFQSKPATVQDIATVLVPDIYGNNPAPEDIYRLAGDVQPGNSGGPLLTTDGQVAGVIFAKATTDSDVGFAITMDELNPVAAQASSLSAPVSSGQCIQK from the coding sequence GTGGTCGGCTTGACTGTCCTGGACCTGATCCTGATCCTGGCGTTGCTGTCCTACCTGGTCTACGGGCTGCGGAACGGCTTCCTCGTCACTGTTGGCGGCCTGGTCGGTTTTGCAGCCGGCGCCGTCGCCGCCTTCTTCGCCGTCCCGCTGGTCAGCGGCTTCGTTGCGGACTCCGGATGGAGGCTGACCGCCATCGTGGCTGCCGCCGTCGTACTGGTGGTGCTGGGCCACGGCCTGGGCACCATGGTGGGCCGGCAGGTCCGGGGCGCCGTGCGGATCCGGCCGCTCCGCGCCGTGGACCGGCTGGTGGGTGGGGCCGTGAACGTGGTTGTTGCGGCGCTGGTGATGTCCATGCTGGCTTTCAGCGTCAGCTCCCTGGGTGTGCCGATGGTGTCGCAGCAGCTGGCCGAATCCAAGGTCATCCGTTTCATCGACGGACTGACTCCCATCCCCGTCAAGGCCACCATGGCGCAGCTGCGCTCCACGGTGATCGGCAACGGCATCCCCACCCTGATCGAGGGCCTGGGGCAGGGTCCGGCTGTTCCCGTTCCCAACGCCAGCACGGATACGCCCGCACTCAACCGTGCCGCCGCATCGGTGCTGCGCATCGCCGGAACTGCGTACGAGTGCGGCCAGAACCAGACCGGCACCGGCTTTGTGGTGTCCGAGGACCGCGTGGTCACCAACGCGCACGTGGTGGCGGGCGTGTCGCAGCCCGTTGTGGAGATGCCCGACGGCGATGCCATCCCCGGGCGTGTGGTCTACTTCGACAGCAGGCACGACCTCGCGGTGCTGGCCGTCGACGGGTTGCCTGCGCAGCCGCTGTCCCTGTCGGCAGACCTTCCCGGTGGCAGCCCCGCCGCGTTCTCCGGCTACCCCCACGGCGGACCGTTCCAGTCCAAGCCGGCCACCGTCCAGGACATCGCCACCGTCCTGGTGCCCGATATCTACGGCAACAACCCGGCCCCCGAAGACATTTACCGGCTGGCCGGTGACGTGCAGCCGGGCAATTCCGGCGGGCCGCTGCTCACCACTGACGGCCAGGTGGCCGGAGTCATTTTCGCCAAGGCCACAACGGACTCGGACGTGGGTTTCGCCATCACCATGGATGAGCTGAACCCGGTGGCCGCGCAGGCATCTTCCCTGAGCGCGCCGGTGTCCTCCGGCCAGTGCATCCAGAAGTAG
- a CDS encoding Crp/Fnr family transcriptional regulator — MDIEVLRRAPLFATLDDDAFRLLTDELTEVDLSRGASVFREGDQGDQLYFIVSGKVKLGRTSPDGRESLLAILGPGELFGEMALFDPSPRTATATAVSETRLAGLKNESLNNLLRTRPEVSAQLLQALARRLRRTNDSLSDLVFSDVPGRVAKALLDLADRFGRPATDGVLVAHELTQEELAQLVGASRETVNKALAEFVQRGWLRLEARAVVILDMQRLRQRSR; from the coding sequence ATGGACATCGAGGTACTGCGCCGAGCACCCCTTTTCGCCACGCTCGACGACGACGCATTCCGTCTGCTGACGGACGAGCTCACCGAGGTGGACCTTTCCCGCGGCGCGTCCGTGTTCCGCGAAGGCGACCAGGGTGACCAGCTCTACTTCATCGTCTCCGGCAAGGTGAAGCTCGGCCGCACCTCCCCCGACGGCCGCGAGTCCCTCCTGGCTATCCTCGGCCCGGGCGAGCTCTTCGGCGAGATGGCACTGTTCGACCCCAGCCCGCGCACCGCCACGGCCACCGCCGTTTCCGAGACCCGGCTGGCCGGGCTCAAGAACGAGAGCCTGAACAACCTCCTGCGCACCCGCCCCGAGGTTTCCGCGCAGCTGCTGCAGGCCCTGGCCCGCCGCCTCCGCCGCACCAACGACTCCCTGTCGGACCTCGTCTTCTCGGACGTCCCCGGCCGTGTGGCCAAGGCCCTCCTGGACCTCGCAGACCGCTTCGGCCGCCCGGCAACCGACGGCGTCCTGGTGGCCCACGAACTCACGCAGGAAGAGCTGGCGCAACTGGTGGGCGCCTCGCGCGAAACCGTCAACAAGGCCCTGGCCGAATTCGTCCAGCGGGGCTGGCTCCGCCTGGAAGCCCGCGCCGTCGTCATCCTGGACATGCAGCGCCTCCGCCAGCGCTCACGCTAA
- a CDS encoding NUDIX hydrolase — translation MPQLARRLFALPEELVGAAQSWLEHGERTPRAARLASSVVLLRDSPNGLETWLAYRPGSSPLGVLAFPGGSLDTADDDPMGWLGPSPQHWAEQMGTDDVGLARRHVVGAIRELFEETGILLAGPDMSSTVEATSTTEWMRARVAVAEQEKTLAQVLDKRGLLLRTDLLKSLVNWRTPDFAHRRFDTRYFAATVPMGQEPTLLDGKGIWGRWVNAAQVIEGRNTTALGDEAGQENTTGQTLGKLLVPGSEIMLEKMASANGCIAYLSYKRKAHVYQPALVEEDGQLMLEVEAAKTTPGDPQRER, via the coding sequence TTGCCACAGCTCGCCCGCCGTCTTTTTGCACTCCCCGAGGAACTTGTTGGAGCAGCGCAAAGCTGGCTTGAACACGGCGAGCGGACACCCCGGGCCGCACGCCTGGCGTCCTCTGTAGTCCTGCTGCGGGATTCCCCCAACGGCCTGGAAACCTGGCTGGCCTACCGGCCGGGTTCCTCGCCGTTGGGGGTTCTTGCGTTCCCCGGCGGATCGCTGGACACGGCCGACGACGATCCCATGGGCTGGCTGGGCCCCTCACCCCAGCACTGGGCTGAGCAGATGGGAACGGACGACGTCGGGCTGGCGCGCCGGCACGTCGTGGGCGCCATCCGCGAACTCTTCGAAGAAACCGGGATCCTGCTGGCCGGGCCAGACATGTCCAGCACCGTGGAGGCCACCTCCACCACCGAGTGGATGCGTGCCCGCGTTGCGGTGGCCGAACAGGAAAAGACCCTCGCGCAGGTGCTGGACAAGCGCGGCCTCCTGCTGCGGACCGACCTGCTGAAGTCCCTGGTCAACTGGCGCACCCCCGACTTCGCGCACCGCCGCTTCGATACGCGCTACTTCGCCGCTACGGTCCCCATGGGCCAGGAACCTACGCTGCTGGACGGCAAAGGCATCTGGGGCCGCTGGGTCAACGCCGCGCAGGTCATCGAAGGACGCAACACCACGGCCCTCGGCGATGAAGCGGGGCAGGAGAACACCACCGGGCAGACCCTGGGCAAGCTTCTGGTGCCGGGCTCCGAGATCATGCTCGAAAAGATGGCATCGGCCAACGGCTGCATCGCCTACCTCAGCTACAAGCGCAAGGCGCACGTCTACCAGCCGGCCCTCGTGGAAGAGGACGGACAGCTGATGCTCGAAGTGGAAGCCGCCAAGACCACCCCCGGCGACCCCCAGCGCGAACGCTAA